The following DNA comes from Candidatus Poribacteria bacterium.
TGCACTTTCTTTTAACATGAGTCACGGCATTAACATCGTAATCTCACGTTTTACATCGGTTTCTGCGCCGTTATGATACCCAACCCGTCCGGCAACGTATCCCGCCTAAAGTCCACAAATCCAGCTGCTATTATCCAATCGTGATATTCAGCTTCGGTATAAGCCTGTCCTTCGTCGTAGATATTGATAAAGATAGTGTTGGTTATCGCAGCCCCCCGTGGAGAGATGCGAGAGTTATCAAGGATACCGATCCCCAAGATATAGACCGTACCGCCCGCTGCCATGGTTGCATTGATGTTTTTGAGGGCGCGTTGTGCATCACTCGGTGAAAGCACTTGGATGAATGATTTCAGAACGACGGCATCAAACGACTCATGGAGTGGGGCTTCCACGATATTCCCTGTCATGACCTTGACTTGGTCGGAGACACCTGCCTCTGTCACAAAACGTTGCGTGATTGGCGTTACATTGGACACATCTACAACCGTCGCTTGGATATGGGGGCAGGTTTTCACCGCCGCGATGGCTACTCCCCCGGAGCCTCCACCAACGTCTAATAACCTCTGACAGGACGAAAGCCCGTAATCTTTTGCCAGTGTCTGTCCTGTCGCGAGGGCGCCC
Coding sequences within:
- a CDS encoding methyltransferase domain-containing protein; amino-acid sequence: MKSPPEPKTIQKLVDVYPSFALLAGMQLDLFTPLKVGPMRPEQIASAIGVEVAKLKPLLYALVAAELLTVEGDRFANTDEANHFLVRGSPAYMGGVHPLYADLWEAALQTAESIRTGQPQAKHDYTQMSREALEMFYQGLHPGALATGQTLAKDYGLSSCQRLLDVGGGSGGVAIAAVKTCPHIQATVVDVSNVTPITQRFVTEAGVSDQVKVMTGNIVEAPLHESFDAVVLKSFIQVLSPSDAQRALKNINATMAAGGTVYILGIGILDNSRISPRGAAITNTIFINIYDEGQAYTEAEYHDWIIAAGFVDFRRDTLPDGLGIITAQKPM